A region from the Hylaeus volcanicus isolate JK05 chromosome 6, UHH_iyHylVolc1.0_haploid, whole genome shotgun sequence genome encodes:
- the LOC128878652 gene encoding immunoglobulin domain-containing protein oig-4-like isoform X2, with translation MTRFMMILFLLIVLLLNSQDVFGRRGRNRGKNKSRVQIGMPITGKYRDPESDQYYNNHNGAKILLASHFDLEYVLGHKIAFLCVARGNPRPHITWFKDGAEIYSHLYLHVHEWEVGTDRVKSKLEIDPATQMDAGIYECTADNMYSIDRRSFKTDFSIAFD, from the exons ATGACACGCTTTATGATGATATTATTCCTGTTAATCGTATTGCTGCTAAACAGCCAGGATGTTTTCGGGCGAAGAGGACGAAACCGAGGTAAAAACAAATCTCGAGTTCAAATAGGAATGCCCATTACTGGAAAGTATCGTGATCCGGAGAGTGATCAGTATTACAACAATCATAAC ggCGCAAAGATACTCTTAGCATCGCACTTCGATCTGGAGTACGTTCTGGGGCACAAAATCGCCTTCCTCTGCGTTGCGCGTGGAAACCCACGCCCACATATCACATGGTTCAAGGACGGTGCTGAGATTTACAGTCACCTCTATCTACAC gTACATGAGTGGGAAGTGGGAACAGACAGAGTGAAGTCGAAGCTGGAGATTGATCCTGCCACTCAAATGGATGCTGGCATTTACGAGTGTACCGCTGACAACATGTACAGCATCGATCGCAGGTCCTTCAAGACTGACTTTTCTATTGCTTTCGATTAG
- the LOC128878646 gene encoding procollagen-lysine,2-oxoglutarate 5-dioxygenase, which produces MREKNIGCCILWSLFLTYHVVSETPPSSKLDDVLVYTVATNETDGYKRYLRSVDVYGFRDNLKVLGLGQPWQGGNIKTSPGGGYKVSLLKKALEEYQFDEQKIIIFTDSYDVIFLSNLAQIIEKFKSMDARVLFSAEGACWPDKSLASKYPLATRGKRFLNSGGFIGYASDVYAILSYSPIKNKDDDQLFYTKAYLDEKLRERHQIKLDHKSEIFQNLYGAVADVELKFVGGKASLLNTVYNTQPLILHGNGYSKLSLNSLGNYLAEAWNPEEGCTMCWEGTTELNKTQPETYPVLLVAIFIEQPTPFLEEFLAAILRQSYPKSKLHLFVHNNVEYHQAVVDKFMKKFGNEYKSSKQILASDTISEVDARILSMDYCLTKGCSGYFSIDSISHLDNEYTLKLLVEQQRGIVAPLLVRPYKMWSNFWGTITDDGFYARSFDYIEIVKNERRGLWNVPFISNCYLINATLISNKETRPSYLEDNLDTDMAFAYANRKRSIFMYVSNRLDFGHLVNPDSYDTTLTNPDMYQVFDNKLDWEKKYIHDNYTENFNPDHTPIQPCPDVYWFPIVNEKFTKELVEIMEAFGKWSDGTNNDPRLTGGYENVPTRDIHMNQVNYEPHWLYFLKEYVRPLQELVFTGYYHDPPRSLMNFVVRYRPDEQPSLKPHHDSSTYTINIALNRAGVDYEGGGCRFIRYNCSVTDTKPGWMLMHPGRLTHYHEGLRVTSGTRYIMISFVDP; this is translated from the exons ATGCGTGAAAAGAACATCGGATGCTGTATCCTCTGGAGCTTGTTTCTCACGTACCACGTGGTCAGCGAGACTCCTCCATCATCAAAGCTAGACG atGTTCTTGTGTATACTGTTGCCACCAATGAAACAGATGGCTACAAAAGATACCTTAGAtctgtggatgtttatgggTTTCGAGATAACTTGAAGGTACTTGGTTTGGGTCAGCCCTGGCAAGGTGGCAATATAAAGACTAGTCCTGGAGGAGGTTACAAGGTCAGCCTTCTGAAAAAAGCTCTAGAGGAGTACCAATTCGATGAACAGAAGATTATCATATTTACAGACAG TTATGACGTGATATTTCTGAGTAACTTGGCTCAAATTATTGAGAAGTTTAAGAGTATGGATGCCAGAGTTCTCTTCTCTGCTGAAGGAGCCTGCTGGCCAGACAAGTCATTGGCTTCTAAATATCCCCTTGCTACTCGCGGGAAGCGCTTCCTAAACTCTGGAGGCTTCATAGGCTATGCTTCAGATGTCTATGCAATTTTGAGCTATTctccaataaaaaataaggatGATGATCAGTTGTTCTACACCAAAGCATATCTTGACGAGAAGCTGCGGGAACGTCATCAAATTAAACTGGATCATAAgtctgaaatatttcagaatcTGTATGGCGCTGTTG CTGATGTGGAATTGAAGTTTGTAGGAGGAAAAGCTTCTCTCCTGAACACTGTTTACAACACACAACCGCTGATACTTCACGGAAACGGTTACAGCAAACTATCTTTGAATTCTTTGGGCAATTACTTGGCTGAAGCTTGGAATCCTGAAGAAGGATGCACGATGTGCTGGGAGGGCACGacagaattgaataaaacccAGCCAGAAACCTATCCAGTATTATTGGTGGCCATATTTATAGAACAACCTACTCCTTTCTTGGAGGAATTCCTGGCCGCGATACTCAGACAATCTTATCCAAAATCGAAACTTCATCTGTTCGTTCACAATAACGTAGAGTATCATCAAGCTGTGGTAGACAAATTCATGAAGAAATTTGGAAATGAATACAAGAGTAGCAAGCAGATTCTTGCTAGCGATACCATAAGCGAAGTTGATGCTAGAATCTTATCCAT GGATTATTGCTTGACGAAAGGGTGCTCTGGCtatttttccatcgattcCATCTCGCATCTGGACAACGAGTACACTCTGAAGCTTCTGGTAGAGCAGCAACGAGGTATAGTCGCGCCATTGCTGGTTAGACCATACAAAATGTGGAGTAACTTCTGGGGTACAATAACGGACGATGGATTCTACGCCCGTAGCTTCGATTACATTGAAATTGTGAAGAACGAAAGAAG AGGATTGTGGAACGTGCCCTTCATTAGTAACTGTTACCTAATCAACGCCACTCTGATAAGTAACAAAGAGACACGTCCATCCTACTTGGAAGACAATTTGGATACGGATATGGCTTTCGCTTATGCTAACCGAAAACGATCCATCTTTATGTACGTCAGCAATAGGCTTGACTTTGGACATCTCGTTAATCCGGATAGTTACGATACCACGTTGACAAATCCTGACATGTACCAAGTTTTTGACAACAAATTGGATTGGGAGAAGAAGTACATACACGACAACTACACGGAGAATTTTAATCCTGACCATACTCCCATACAG CCCTGCCCAGACGTGTACTGGTTTCCCATAGTCAATGAGAAGTTCACAAAAGAGCTGGTGGAAATTATGGAGGCGTTTGGAAAGTGGTCAGACGGCACGAATAAT GATCCAAGATTAACGGGTGGTTACGAAAACGTACCAACCCGTGACATTCATATGAATCAAGTGAACTATGAACCTCACTGGCTATACTTCTTAAAGGAGTACGTTAGACCTTTGCAGGAACTCGTGTTCACCGGATACTATCACGAC cCACCACGTTCCCTCATGAACTTCGTCGTGAGGTACCGTCCGGATGAGCAGCCATCCTTGAAGCCGCACCATGACAGTTCAACCTATACGATCAACATTGCCCTGAACAGGGCTGGGGTTGATTATGAGGGTGGAGGTTGCAGGTTTATTCGATACAACTGTTCCGTGACGGATACCAAGCCGGGTTGGATGTTGATGCATCCTGGAAGACTGACGCACTACCACGAAGGACTCAGAGTTACCAGCGGTACTCGATACATCATGATTTCATTCGTTGATCCTTGA
- the LOC128878647 gene encoding vacuolar protein sorting-associated protein 37A isoform X1: MISRIFRGKNENVAVKRKLQIDTLKIFNDNVVELRENFEYQVQFNAGERRMAIMVSLSPEFPLEKPVLKVSPPINHPWCNEHSEIISAPGLLNFTVHSDLGRVVQAIIREFSKNPPQLLEDISPGSVQSHRGEQRKKIERNKIHIYNNAITDLQGRSSPSFSLQQYPEIPPKSYNSYYATQFPQYSSASGSTCTYTYNYTHSGNQYVEDGHAVARDDHAKFGSSSQHSTYTTSSRGGSLHNTDPTGYNSNHQGTYLNSHYANANYQQPSLQNQVQTKAQSVAFPELNSLSNEELKRLSEDDDNLDEFLDKHSELKDVNLAIDDAIDWVQKTAEANVAKEPELRELQSDVANKVQIVATLKARYDQLIQRYNKLSEVFTPDHIKECLRKAADESHEESERIAENFLNRKIDVERFLSTYIECRKLGQARRTKEEKLAHQLNELKRAGY; encoded by the exons ATGATATCGCGAATATTCCGTGGAAAAAATGAGAATGTCGCTGTCAAGAGAAAATTGCAAATCGACACGTTGAAAATCTTTAACGACAA TGTAGTAGAATTAAGGGAAAATTTTGAGTATCAAGTACAATTCAATGCTGGGGAAAGGAGAATGGCTATTATGGTTTCTTTGTCTCCGGAGTTTCCACTGGAAAAGCCAGTACTCAAAGTTTCTCCTCCAATAAACCATCCCTGGTGTAATGAACACAGCGAAATCATCAGTGCACCTGGGCTGCTAAAT TTCACAGTGCACAGTGATCTTGGTCGGGTTGTTCAAGCTATCATTAGAGAATTCAGTAAAAATCCTCCGCAACTATTGGAAGATATCTCTCCAGGATCTGTACAATCACATAGAGGTGagcaacgaaaaaaaatagaaagaaacaaaatacatATCTATAACAATGCCATTACAGATCTGCAAGGAAGAAGTTCTCCATCTTTCTCCCTGCAACAGTATCCTGAAATTCCACCCAAGTCGTACAATTCTTATTACGCCACACAGTTTCCGCAGTATTCATCCGCTAGTGGAAGTACTTGCACTTACACTTACAATTACACCCATTCAGGTAATCAGTATGTAGAGGATGGTCATGCGGTCGCGCGGGACGATCATGCGAAGTTTGGATCGTCGTCGCAGCATTCTACGTACACGACAAGCTCAAGAGGTGGTTCACTGCATAATACAGACCCCACAGGCTACAACTCGAACCACCAGGGAACGTATTTAAATTCCCATTACGCAAACGCTAATTATCAGCAGCCGTCGTTGCAGAATCAGGTTCAAACTAAGGCTCAGAGTGTAGCATTCCCAGAACTGAACAGCTTGTCCAATGAGGAATTGAAAAGACTCAGTGAAGATGATGACAATTTAGATGAATTCTTGGACAAACATTCCGAACTAAAAGACGTTAACTTGGCTATTGATGATGCAATAGATTGGGTCCAGAAAACTGCCG AGGCCAATGTAGCCAAAGAACCCGAGCTTAGAGAATTGCAGTCTGATGTAGCAAATAAAGTGCAGATAGTTGCTACACTGAAAGCCAGATATGATCAGCTGATACAACGATACAACAAACTATCAGAAGTGTTTACTCCGGATCACATAAAGGAATGCTTGAGGAAGGCAGCGGATGAAAGTCACGAGGAGAGTGAAAGAATAGCGGAGAACTTTCTGAACAGAAAGATCGACGTGGAACGGTTCCTCAGCACGTACATTGAATGTAGGAAATTAGGCCAAGCGAGGCGAACTAAAGAGGAGAAGCTGGCGCATCAGCTGAACGAATTGAAACGGGCCGGCtactaa
- the LOC128878649 gene encoding guanine nucleotide-binding protein subunit beta-2, which yields MGKDDAETVALKKELEDLINKCKEDQKKQQDTTLEEACNGVADAPKVKLSTKKLLKGHINKVNSVHYSGDSRHCVTGSLDGKLIIWDSWTGNKVQVIPLRSAWVMSVAFAPSGNFVACGGMDNMCTIYDVNNRDATGSAKIVRELLGYEGFLSSCRFLEDKRIITGSGDMKICIWDLEANKKTTDFCAHAGDVVSISLSPDMNTYITGSVDRTCKLWDLREENAKQTFFGHEADVNSVCYHPSGQAFVTASEDKTARLWDLRSDQQLATFKPPNSNPGFTSCGLSFSGRFIFCGSDDNSIHIWDTLKNQYNGVMSGHENRVTSLSVAANGMAVASCSWDQHVRIWV from the exons ATGGGGAAGGATGACGCAGAAACGGTGGCCTTGAAGAAGGAACTGGAGGACCTGATCAACAAATGCAAG GAGGATCAAAAGAAACAACAGGACACGACTCTTGAGGAGGCATGTAACGGGGTGGCGGACGCTCCAAAGGTCAAATTATCTACAAAGAAGTTATTAAAGGGTCACATCAACAAGGTGAACTCGGTGCATTACAGTGGTGACAGTAG gCATTGCGTGACAGGGTCCTTAGACGGAAAACTAATCATCTGGGATTCGTGGACTGGAAACAAGGTCCAAGTAATTCCATTGCGCTCGGCATGGGTGATGTCTGTAGCGTTTGCGCCTTCAGGAAACTTCGTCGCCTGCGGTGGCATGGACAATATGTGCACCATCTATGATGTGAACAATCGTGACGCTACAGGTTCCGCCAAAATTGTCAGAGAGTTGTTAGGATATGAAGGATTCCTCTCGTCGTGTAGATTCTTGGAAGACAAGAGGATCATCACTGGATCCGGTGACATGAAAAT CTGCATATGGGACTTAGaagcaaacaaaaaaacgACAGACTTCTGTGCCCACGCTGGCGACGTGGTTAGCATTAGTTTATCTCCGGATATGAACACTTACATTACTGGATCGGTAGACAGAACATGCAAACTTTGGGATTTAAGAGAGGAGAATGCCAAGCAGACTTTCTTTGGGCACGAGGCTGATGTAAACTCCGTCTGT TATCATCCTTCGGGACAGGCCTTCGTGACGGCCTCAGAGGACAAGACAGCGAGATTGTGGGACTTGAGATCCGATCAGCAGTTAGCTACGTTTAAGCCGCCTAATTCAAATCCAGGATTTACGTCATGCGGTTTATCGTTCAGCGgtagatttatattttgcgGCAGCGATGACAATTCTATTCACATTTGGGACACGTTGAAGAATCAGTACAACG gCGTTATGTCAGGCCACGAGAACCGTGTCACGTCGCTCAGCGTTGCTGCAAACGGTATGGCGGTTGCTAGCTGTTCCTGGGACCAGCATGTGCGAATTTGGGTGTAG
- the LOC128878652 gene encoding immunoglobulin domain-containing protein oig-4-like isoform X1: protein MTRRKFLYLFLFIGLLMSTEAAKGGGRRGSSRGRGRLHKSRMPILIPHRNPSSFNYYENKDGAKIVKASHFELDYMLGRKITFFCMAIGFPRPAITWLKDGIELYHHKFFQTVMTRFMMILFLLIVLLLNSQDVFGRRGRNRGKNKSRVQIGMPITGKYRDPESDQYYNNHNGAKILLASHFDLEYVLGHKIAFLCVARGNPRPHITWFKDGAEIYSHLYLHVHEWEVGTDRVKSKLEIDPATQMDAGIYECTADNMYSIDRRSFKTDFSIAFD, encoded by the exons ATGACCAGACGCAAATTTTTGTACCTATTCTTATTCATCGGTTTGCTGATGAGCACAGAAGCAGCAAAAGGTGGAGGACGCAGAGGAAGTAGCAGAGGTCGTGGAAGACTGCACAAGTCACGGATGCCTATTCTGATTCCTCATCGAAACCCAAGTAGTTTCAATTACTACGAAAACAAAGAT GGAGCAAAAATAGTGAAAGCCTCGCACTTCGAGTTGGATTACATGCTGGGAAGAAAGATCACCTTCTTCTGCATGGCCATTGGATTCCCGAGACCTGCGATAACCTGGCTGAAGGATGGAATAGAATTGTACCATCACAAGTTCTTTCAG ACCGTCATGACACGCTTTATGATGATATTATTCCTGTTAATCGTATTGCTGCTAAACAGCCAGGATGTTTTCGGGCGAAGAGGACGAAACCGAGGTAAAAACAAATCTCGAGTTCAAATAGGAATGCCCATTACTGGAAAGTATCGTGATCCGGAGAGTGATCAGTATTACAACAATCATAAC ggCGCAAAGATACTCTTAGCATCGCACTTCGATCTGGAGTACGTTCTGGGGCACAAAATCGCCTTCCTCTGCGTTGCGCGTGGAAACCCACGCCCACATATCACATGGTTCAAGGACGGTGCTGAGATTTACAGTCACCTCTATCTACAC gTACATGAGTGGGAAGTGGGAACAGACAGAGTGAAGTCGAAGCTGGAGATTGATCCTGCCACTCAAATGGATGCTGGCATTTACGAGTGTACCGCTGACAACATGTACAGCATCGATCGCAGGTCCTTCAAGACTGACTTTTCTATTGCTTTCGATTAG
- the LOC128878647 gene encoding vacuolar protein sorting-associated protein 37A isoform X2 has protein sequence MISRIFRGKNENVAVKRKLQIDTLKIFNDNVVELRENFEYQVQFNAGERRMAIMVSLSPEFPLEKPVLKVSPPINHPWCNEHSEIISAPGLLNFTVHSDLGRVVQAIIREFSKNPPQLLEDISPGSVQSHRDLQGRSSPSFSLQQYPEIPPKSYNSYYATQFPQYSSASGSTCTYTYNYTHSGNQYVEDGHAVARDDHAKFGSSSQHSTYTTSSRGGSLHNTDPTGYNSNHQGTYLNSHYANANYQQPSLQNQVQTKAQSVAFPELNSLSNEELKRLSEDDDNLDEFLDKHSELKDVNLAIDDAIDWVQKTAEANVAKEPELRELQSDVANKVQIVATLKARYDQLIQRYNKLSEVFTPDHIKECLRKAADESHEESERIAENFLNRKIDVERFLSTYIECRKLGQARRTKEEKLAHQLNELKRAGY, from the exons ATGATATCGCGAATATTCCGTGGAAAAAATGAGAATGTCGCTGTCAAGAGAAAATTGCAAATCGACACGTTGAAAATCTTTAACGACAA TGTAGTAGAATTAAGGGAAAATTTTGAGTATCAAGTACAATTCAATGCTGGGGAAAGGAGAATGGCTATTATGGTTTCTTTGTCTCCGGAGTTTCCACTGGAAAAGCCAGTACTCAAAGTTTCTCCTCCAATAAACCATCCCTGGTGTAATGAACACAGCGAAATCATCAGTGCACCTGGGCTGCTAAAT TTCACAGTGCACAGTGATCTTGGTCGGGTTGTTCAAGCTATCATTAGAGAATTCAGTAAAAATCCTCCGCAACTATTGGAAGATATCTCTCCAGGATCTGTACAATCACATAGAG ATCTGCAAGGAAGAAGTTCTCCATCTTTCTCCCTGCAACAGTATCCTGAAATTCCACCCAAGTCGTACAATTCTTATTACGCCACACAGTTTCCGCAGTATTCATCCGCTAGTGGAAGTACTTGCACTTACACTTACAATTACACCCATTCAGGTAATCAGTATGTAGAGGATGGTCATGCGGTCGCGCGGGACGATCATGCGAAGTTTGGATCGTCGTCGCAGCATTCTACGTACACGACAAGCTCAAGAGGTGGTTCACTGCATAATACAGACCCCACAGGCTACAACTCGAACCACCAGGGAACGTATTTAAATTCCCATTACGCAAACGCTAATTATCAGCAGCCGTCGTTGCAGAATCAGGTTCAAACTAAGGCTCAGAGTGTAGCATTCCCAGAACTGAACAGCTTGTCCAATGAGGAATTGAAAAGACTCAGTGAAGATGATGACAATTTAGATGAATTCTTGGACAAACATTCCGAACTAAAAGACGTTAACTTGGCTATTGATGATGCAATAGATTGGGTCCAGAAAACTGCCG AGGCCAATGTAGCCAAAGAACCCGAGCTTAGAGAATTGCAGTCTGATGTAGCAAATAAAGTGCAGATAGTTGCTACACTGAAAGCCAGATATGATCAGCTGATACAACGATACAACAAACTATCAGAAGTGTTTACTCCGGATCACATAAAGGAATGCTTGAGGAAGGCAGCGGATGAAAGTCACGAGGAGAGTGAAAGAATAGCGGAGAACTTTCTGAACAGAAAGATCGACGTGGAACGGTTCCTCAGCACGTACATTGAATGTAGGAAATTAGGCCAAGCGAGGCGAACTAAAGAGGAGAAGCTGGCGCATCAGCTGAACGAATTGAAACGGGCCGGCtactaa